GTTCCGCGATTGATGACAAGCGTTGTCAGAAAGCGCCCAGGGTTATGCCCCACCACGCGAGACGTCACAATCGGGAAATCCCACTTGTCGTCAAAACGCACCAGCGTATGGAGCCTAGCCAACTCCTGCAGGCCTTCGCTTGCATGGTACGTTTCCTGACGCAACCGCGCATTTTCTTCCTTCAGATGCTCGTTCTCGGCCTGCAACGACTTAAAGTCATTCACGGACGATACCAGCAACTGTACCGGATAAAACACCGACGACAGCGCCGTAGAGACAATACTCTCGCGTACCGCCGTCGAAGACGCATGCATCAATATGCCTAAAACGAGAAAAAAGGCAAAAGCGACAACGCCATGCCTTTGGGTAAACAAATCGACAATAAAGCGAAAAGCTCTAAGCATCGAAGTGCAATTTCAAAAAATTACGTAGAAGAAGCGACCAAAACAGGACGGTACTTGTCCAAGTCTTCGAGAATGCGAGCAGCACCCTTGCAAACGCAAGTCATCGGATCGTCAATCACGTTGACCGAGAGGCCCGTTTCCTTGCGGATACGTTCGTCAAGGCCGCGCAGCTGGGAGCCGCCACCCGTGAGGATAATGCCCTTGTCGTAAATATCGGCAGAAAGTTCCGGGAGAGTCATGCTCAAAGCCTGCTTTACCGCTTCGATAATGGCAGTCACCGGTTCATTGATGGCTTCGCGGATTTCGGCACTTCCAACCGGAATCGTGCGCGGCATACCAGCAATAAAGTCAAGGCCCTTGACTTCCATCGTCAATTCTTCTTCGAGCGGATTTGCAGAACCAATCTGAATCTTGATCTGTTCGGCAGTGCTTTCACCGACGCAGAGGTTGTACATGGTACGCAAGTAACGCACAATCGCTTCGTCCATTTCGTCACCGCCCACGCGCACAGAGCCGTTGCAGTCGGACTTGTTCAAAGCAATCACGGCAATATCGGACGTACCGCCGCCAATATCCACAATCATGTTACCGACAGGTTCTTCAACCGGAATGCCCATACCAATTGCAGCAGCCATCGGTTCATGGACCAAGTGGACTTCCTTTGCACCCGTCATCTTGATAGCATCAATCACGGCGCGCGTTTCCACTTCGGTAATTCCGTTCGGAACGCCAACCACCACACGCGGTTTCGCCATCCACATCGGATAGCGCTGAACGCGCCTGATAAAGGTAGTCAAAAGTTTTTCAACAAGCTCAAAATCAGCAATAACACCGTCTCGCATCGGACGAATAGCACGACTTTCACCAGACGTACGGCCAAGCATTTTCTTAGCCTCAGCACCAATAGCTGTAATGCGATTGCTCTTGCGGTCTACCGCAATCACCGTCGGTTCATTAATGACAATGCCCTGCCCAGCCACATGGACAAGCGTATTTGCGGTACCCAAATCGATACCGATATCACAAGAGAAAAGTCCGAACAAAATTTAACCCTCTATTATAGAATTCCCACTCGAAAATATAACTAAAATAGATAAATATTTTATCTATGGATTTTTATCTTTACCAAATTTCAGAACCTTAGAATAACGGTCCCAATGCCTACCATGGACCTCGTAACGGTACTTACGTTTTTCGTAAATGGCAATGTCCTTATAGATATAAAAATCAACTTCAGCATAAGCCGCATAAATTTCGGCTTCGGCGCCTTCGAACAACCTAAAATCGCGAATCTTGTAATACGGTTCATCGAGCAAGTCTTGTTTGGTAGCCTTTGCATTCAAGGTTTCCGCCACCATGAACTTCAAGTCTTCTTGCAAGTACGGCAAGAGTTTCCTTTCAATACGCTCCGTCGGTTCGGAACAAGACGAAAGCAAAACGAGGAATATGAGGGATAAAATTTTCTTCATGTCCATAAAATAAAAAAAGAAACGCACCCAAGTGGAATGCGTTTCGAAAATTGTTGCTAGTGATTAGTGGCTAGTGGTTGGTGGTCAGGAATGCAATAAGAACATTTTTATCGCGTTCCTGTTTACTAGCCACTGTTTACTAACCACTACTACCAATTAGAACGAGTACGTTGCAGAAATTCTGGAGAAGAGGCGGCCTTCACCCTGGAACGGATTCCTAAAGAGGAGGTCTTCAGCAACGGTCACGTCAATCTTCAACTTTTCTTCGATGTTGATACCGAAACCGAAGCCGACATGGTCCTTGGAAGTGCCGTCTGCAAGCGGGTTCGTGCTGAAGAAGTTGCCGTCATCCTTACAAATGCCATATTCATTATTTTTCTTATATCTGTCGATGTTCTTATTATGAACATTGCAATCCGTGTAAAGGATAGACTTCTGACCGCCAACGCGAATCACGAACCAGTCCCACCAGATGTTACGTTCGATACCGAAGCTGATCATGCCACCGATATCGGTACGTTCATCCCAATACTTATGGTCTTCATTACGGGAATCATAAGTCCAGGTCTTGCTAGCGACATCAAAAATAATGTCATGAGCCTTTCTCTTGTTATAGATAAAGTCCAAGCCCATCCAGAAGAAGCCTCGATCGAGAGCGACGTTCACGCCGACACCCACCTGAGCATGAGTATCTTCCTGACCCGGAGCTTCAATGAACTTGAGGTTCAAGGCCGGAACGAGTTCACCGTTGATGGCATCCAGCGTAAAGAATGCACGGGACTTGATGAGCCAAGAGAAATTACCGTCATCAAAGAAGTTGTGGTGTTCCGGACCATACTGGATACGAGCCAAAGCCAAAGAAAATTCCAAATCAAAGTAGTTCGTGAACTGGAAGTTCATACCACCGCCAGCCTGCACTATAGAAGCGTAGGAATCGTCATTGACCTGGTAGTTACCATCTTCGTCCAAATCACCGCCGTCTTGCTGAGCAATATAGACATGCAAGCCCCAAGCGTTGCCGTTCGAAAGCGTACCGCCCAAGAAACCGTCGAAGTTAGTCACAGTTTCAGGAACCTTGGTTGTTTTTCCATTATCGCCAATCACAGCATTCGGCAAATACTGGATAAGGTCAGCATCGATACGGCCAAAGAGACCACCGATAGAAATACGCGGGTCCGGATTGTTATCGCCGCCAATGGCAATGGAGAAAATACCACCGAAGTTCGGATGCTGCGGATCACGGTTTGCGCCCACATCAACACGGTCCGTATAAGGGCCAAATTCACCAATCAAGTAGTTGGAGTAGAGGTTGATGTTAGCCGGGTTATCAAAGATGCTCACATCATCCATGATGTAAGTCGTATTCTTACCCATAGATTCGATACGGGCGAATGTTGCAAACGCAGAACCGACACCAAAAATTCCGATTGCGGTGCCAACTGCAGCTACGGTTTTTAAGTTCATGGAATAACTCCTATTGAAAATTCATTTATAAAGTTAGTTTTATAAAAGAAAAAACGCAACAAAATTTTAACGAAACCCCATTTTTTTTGACATTCTTCTTAATTACATCATAAAAAAAGGCCAGACTTTCGTCTGGTCTTTTTTCAAGCTTTCCAAGTGAATTATTCGGAGAACGTGAACGGAATCGTAACCGTCGTGTTACCGGACTTCACCTTGCTGAAGGTCCAGCGGCTGACGGCGTTCTTGATTTCGCTATCGAATTCGCTGAAACCGGTCGTGGAAGACACAGTGGAAATGCTGATGATTTCGCCACCCGGAGCGATCGTGAATCTCAAGGTAACCTTACCCTGGAATCCCGGTTTCTTCTTCAGGCACTTGTTATAGATGTGGCGAAGACCCGGAGTACGCTGGCGGACAACCTTCATGATGTCTGCTGCGGAACGGGAACCACCACCGGCACCCATGTCGATATCGCGCATAGACGGAGTCTTGATGGAGCCCTTAGCCTTAGTAGCGATACCACCGCCACCACCGCCAAGGAGGCCAGCAAGGCCGTCACCGATACCACCGGAACCACCTTCTGCGTAACCTTCGTTGAAGCCACCATTAGCCTTACCGCGACGGCCACCGAGAACGGTCTTACCCGTAGTCTGGAGACCAGCAACGTCCTTGAGCACCTTATCGATGTCCTTGGTGAACTTCTGGTTCTTCATCAAGTCATAAGCAGCAGCAGAGGCATTCTTGGTCTGTGCAGTGAGGAGCTTGAGCACGCCGCGAGTCTGCGGAGCGTTCGGCTGGCCCTTACCGCGCGGCTTACCACCACCACCAGCTTTCTTACGAGGCTTTTTCGGTTCAGGCTTCTTCTTTTCTTCCTTCTTTTCTTCCTTCTGCTCAATCTGCATGGAAGTAGTAAGGTCCACGGAATCAGCGTTGTCGAATACGACTTCAGCAACGACCTGTTCGTACATGGAAGCCCAAATACACATAGCCAAAGCGATCACAAGAGAGACACCGGCGATTGCGCCCATCTTCTTGTCGGATTCCGGCATGAGCGACGCAATAAACGGATCTATGTTCTTCTTAGCCATTGATTATTCCTCCCCGCCGTTCTTCTGCATCACGGCGAATGCGATGTTCGTGTATCCGGAGAAGCCACAAGTAGCCATGACCTTATACATCGCATCATACGGGATGTTCTTGTCAATCTGAACAATGATGTGACCGGCTTCGTCAGCAGGAAGGCCCATCTTGAGAGCGTGTTCCTGTTCGATTGCGCGACGATCCTTCAAGATTTCGTCCACCTTCGTAACGAGGAGGTCTTCCTGAGCGAGAACGTCAGCGGTCGGCACGACCTTTTCATTGTCAACGATAACGTAGTTAGCATCGACCACGACAGTCAGAGACACTTCCTTCGGCTGAACCTTAGAGGTAGAGATCGGAAGAATCAAGTTTTCTGCCTGGGTCAAGAGCTGACCTTCAGCGTCCATGTTCTTAATCATGAACACCAAGATGATGGTCATCATGTCCATCATGGACGTTAAGGAGAAAGGTACGTCTTCGCTATACTTACGAGATTTTCTAGCCATGATTAACCTCCCAACTTAGCAAGGTTGATCTTGCTGAAACCAGCTTCCTTAGCACGGTCCATGAGCTGGATGATCTTATCGAACTGAGTATCGTCGTTTGCAACGATGATGATGTTATCAACGTCGTCCAAGTCGATGAACTGAGTATGGATAGCGATCAAGTCCTTAGCAATGAGATCGTATGCGGAAAGCGGATAAACCATAGTCTTGTCACCCGGCTTGAGAGTACGGGCAGAGTTCGGCTGAAGCGTTGCGAGAGCCATGCCAGGAGTCGGAGCCTTGAGAGCAGCCGGCTTCTGAAGACCACCTACGCCTTCACCCGGAAGAGACAAGAAGTTGTTAGCGCCATCTACGAAAGCACTGTCAGCGTGAGCTTCTTCAGCACTTCCGTCGTTCTTATAAGCGGCCCAAATGACCTTACCCGGGTCTTCTTCAGATTCCTTCTGAATAGCCCAAAGTTCGATGGTTTCGATTTCATAGAGATACTTCTCTTTATCCATTTCGGAACCATCTTTGCACTTCGGTCCATGTCCACTTTCAACAGCCGACTTCACGTCTTCCATCGCATAGGTAACGAGCTGAGCATCAGACTTGCAACGGAACGTCCACATTTCCTTGAAATAGACGTTCGGCTGGAAACCACCGCGTGCACCGATAACAAGGTAGTTGTTAGCGATAGCGAGTGACAAGTTCAATGCCTGCTCATCAGGTGGAGGCGGCACGTCATTGTCCATGATCATCTGGCTGCGTTCAGGCAGATTCACTTCGACAATGGCAAGTTTGGAGAAAGCAGTCATGGTCAGAAGCATAGGAATCAAGATGGTGAACAAGCCCATCGCCGGAAGCAAATCCGGTTCTTCGACCTTTCCTGGTTTCTTGATTTGTTTTGCCATGTTTTTAAACTCCAGTTAAAATTAAACTCTCTGAATGATTAAGCGAGGGAGTTGATAATCTTGAGGCCCTTTTCTTCCATTTCCTGGATGAGGCGTTCGGAGTTCATGTTGAGAAGACCGACAATAACGAGGAGAGGAACTGCAGAGAGAAGTCCGAGGAGCGTAGTACCCATAGCGATAGCAATACCATCAGCAAGAGCCTTAGCACGTTCAGAAGCCGGCTTGTTAGCAACAGCGTCGAAGGTGTAGATCAGACCGTAAATCGTACCCATAAGTCCGAGCAACGTGGAGATGGAAGCCATAACGGAAATGATGGAGATGTAGCGAGTGAGGCGCGGAGCTTCAGTGAGGAACACAGCGTCAGAAGCAGCAGTCATCATGTCACGAGCCTTGTCAGCATCCTTGCAGTTGAGCTTTGCACCGACGATAGCGTCCATGACCTTAGCGATCGGGAGCTTGGAGCTCTTAGCGAACTGGAGAGCCTGTTCGAGCTGGTTCTGCATAACGAGCTTACCGAAATCAGCCATAAACTTAGCGCGGCCCTTGGAGCTCTTAATCATAATGTAGGTAACACGTTCCAGGGAGAAGCCAAGGCCGATGATGAACACGACCAAGATGATCCACATGAACTGGTAACCATCAGATTCAGGGCTGAAGGATTGAAGCAATTTAGACATTAGAGACTCCTTTAATTGAGTTATTGTTTTTTTGTTGTTTTTGATAATCTTCGTTCATATTTATTTTTTTTTTGAGCATTGTGGGAAATTTTAGTAGTAAAACTTTCTTTACCGCACTCAAATCGCTCTCAAGCCCAATAAAATAGGGGAATCCCATGAACCAGGATTCCCCGTAAAATAGTTTTTACCGCTATTTTTTCTTGCCTTTTTTGGCTTTTTTCTTGGCTTTCTTGGATTCAGCCTTGGCTTTTTTGCCTTTCTTGCCCTTCTTCGGCGTATCTTCAACGGCTTCGTCGTCGCTAGAAGATTCAGAAGTAGATTCAACGCCTCTTTCAGAAGCCGGGATCTGGCTCGGATCAGCCATCCACTGCTTCAGCTTGGCAAGCTCTTCTTCGAGCTTTGTACGATCGTCCTTAGTTTCCTTGACGATGTTGCGGAAGGTGGCAACCTTTTCTTCAAGAGTCATAGCGTCAGACTGTTCGATTTGTTCGATACGAGCCTTCATCTTGAAGTAAGTCGGGTCAGCAAAGAGCGTAGACGGGTCGAACTTTTCAATCTGGGTATTGAGATCTTCGTTGCTTTCGTCCAAAGTTCTCAAGGTTTCGAAGAGCTTCTTCGTCCATTCGTTGTCGATACCGTAGTGAGCAGAAGCCTTGATACCGGTTGCGCACTGCGGGATAGCGAGCTGCTTAGCGGCATCAGAACGGCTGTTCAATTCTTCGCGGTAAGCTTCCAAGTCTTCGTGAGCAGCCATGATAGCGTCATCCTTCACCATGCCCTGGCCCACGTATTCGCGGACGATCAAAGCACTATCCGGAAGCGGAGAGTTGGCGAATGCATCGGCAACTTCGACGAACACAGCGCAGCCCTGGTAGTACATTTCGATGTAGCCCATTTCTGCAGCAATCACGTCCTTGTTGTAGAAGCCCTGGTCACGAGCAAGGTCGATGTTCTTCTGGAAGATCGGACGAGCCTGTTCGTAGTAAGACGGGAGCTGTTGCACGATACCGATACGTTCGGCGAACTTTTCTTCTTCCTTCTTACCGTTGAGCTGCTGTTCACGAATCTTTGCAGCCATCGTCACGAAGAGCATACCCATCTTG
This is a stretch of genomic DNA from Fibrobacter succinogenes. It encodes these proteins:
- a CDS encoding rod shape-determining protein, translated to MFGLFSCDIGIDLGTANTLVHVAGQGIVINEPTVIAVDRKSNRITAIGAEAKKMLGRTSGESRAIRPMRDGVIADFELVEKLLTTFIRRVQRYPMWMAKPRVVVGVPNGITEVETRAVIDAIKMTGAKEVHLVHEPMAAAIGMGIPVEEPVGNMIVDIGGGTSDIAVIALNKSDCNGSVRVGGDEMDEAIVRYLRTMYNLCVGESTAEQIKIQIGSANPLEEELTMEVKGLDFIAGMPRTIPVGSAEIREAINEPVTAIIEAVKQALSMTLPELSADIYDKGIILTGGGSQLRGLDERIRKETGLSVNVIDDPMTCVCKGAARILEDLDKYRPVLVASST
- a CDS encoding AgmX/PglI C-terminal domain-containing protein is translated as MAKKNIDPFIASLMPESDKKMGAIAGVSLVIALAMCIWASMYEQVVAEVVFDNADSVDLTTSMQIEQKEEKKEEKKKPEPKKPRKKAGGGGKPRGKGQPNAPQTRGVLKLLTAQTKNASAAAYDLMKNQKFTKDIDKVLKDVAGLQTTGKTVLGGRRGKANGGFNEGYAEGGSGGIGDGLAGLLGGGGGGIATKAKGSIKTPSMRDIDMGAGGGSRSAADIMKVVRQRTPGLRHIYNKCLKKKPGFQGKVTLRFTIAPGGEIISISTVSSTTGFSEFDSEIKNAVSRWTFSKVKSGNTTVTIPFTFSE
- a CDS encoding biopolymer transporter ExbD; this encodes MARKSRKYSEDVPFSLTSMMDMMTIILVFMIKNMDAEGQLLTQAENLILPISTSKVQPKEVSLTVVVDANYVIVDNEKVVPTADVLAQEDLLVTKVDEILKDRRAIEQEHALKMGLPADEAGHIIVQIDKNIPYDAMYKVMATCGFSGYTNIAFAVMQKNGGEE
- a CDS encoding biopolymer transporter ExbD, with the translated sequence MAKQIKKPGKVEEPDLLPAMGLFTILIPMLLTMTAFSKLAIVEVNLPERSQMIMDNDVPPPPDEQALNLSLAIANNYLVIGARGGFQPNVYFKEMWTFRCKSDAQLVTYAMEDVKSAVESGHGPKCKDGSEMDKEKYLYEIETIELWAIQKESEEDPGKVIWAAYKNDGSAEEAHADSAFVDGANNFLSLPGEGVGGLQKPAALKAPTPGMALATLQPNSARTLKPGDKTMVYPLSAYDLIAKDLIAIHTQFIDLDDVDNIIIVANDDTQFDKIIQLMDRAKEAGFSKINLAKLGG
- a CDS encoding MotA/TolQ/ExbB proton channel family protein; the encoded protein is MSKLLQSFSPESDGYQFMWIILVVFIIGLGFSLERVTYIMIKSSKGRAKFMADFGKLVMQNQLEQALQFAKSSKLPIAKVMDAIVGAKLNCKDADKARDMMTAASDAVFLTEAPRLTRYISIISVMASISTLLGLMGTIYGLIYTFDAVANKPASERAKALADGIAIAMGTTLLGLLSAVPLLVIVGLLNMNSERLIQEMEEKGLKIINSLA